In Spirochaetota bacterium, one DNA window encodes the following:
- a CDS encoding discoidin domain-containing protein: MSTVNILYPVRYTGKIHAFSSSFEKNEAENVLKNDATYWCTAKNHNAVSEYITIDYGSMVAANIIEIFPSPSGKTTFPSEFRLECSADGINWEVIKAENRYTLEDDAYRLFLPIKVFRFLKLYIAKPKRIAAKYFSEIGSIQAGLQGAVSITASSSSSYEHDPSCLIDSDTQKYWESEITQSASRQWIEVDLGRMFPLIHIGIIATGNPTLFPEQFSIEISDDKKIWSTLADVKRFKAEPKGSYIFGGYQFNARYIRINVMTVQTDKQKYCAQIAGITANAPLPAVQHFHINAGVQYATVFQPGIVKLAADGDTTPGTVVQAHDTRLRDASTIFKGIVQLAEDGSSEKGLAVQASDSRLALATELKAGIVRLAYDREVSEGAVVQSTDSRIKEATETTFGIVKLCPDGQYSSNSVVRGDDSRLHKATTRKYGIVRLAENGEDNEFCVVQGNDRRLKDATIVSKGIVELAEDGEDAPNVVVQGNDRRLKEATTHSKGIVELAEDGEDAPGVVVQGNDRRLKEATEETPGIVTLAKHGQSRKFHVVQSDDPRLSDKREPLPHTHDYAPLVHSFDSHTGTIAIIQEKSGELIGITPPTSDSAILYGKNTAHTGTTIGVAGIAFTAPDSDARSYGVVGHAPLCGVRGQSQGNSDTMQGSGVMGVSRFGAGGVFVSEHNWSLVADGFGAIAHYDDTLQLVGDGRALYVNGQAYFKGTITIDTDAKEYYANIVEMFETDEKEFISPGDVLVVSTQGNSILSRSRTAYNKGVIGVVAGNPVVVINNASAEKKLYPVVLTGSVLCKVDARQKPVKPGDLLVTSDTPGCGMAASIDSFDKIGTVFAKALTALDDGIALIPVMIWKM, translated from the coding sequence TAATATACTGTATCCTGTCCGCTATACAGGGAAAATCCATGCTTTTTCAAGCAGCTTTGAAAAAAATGAAGCAGAAAATGTTTTAAAGAATGATGCAACATACTGGTGCACTGCAAAAAATCACAATGCGGTAAGTGAGTACATCACAATTGATTATGGTTCAATGGTTGCGGCAAATATTATAGAAATTTTTCCATCTCCTTCAGGGAAGACAACATTTCCTTCAGAGTTTAGGCTAGAATGTAGTGCAGATGGCATTAACTGGGAGGTAATCAAAGCAGAAAACAGATATACCCTAGAGGATGATGCCTATCGCCTGTTTTTACCCATTAAAGTGTTCCGGTTTTTAAAGTTATATATTGCCAAACCCAAAAGGATTGCCGCAAAATACTTTTCTGAGATAGGAAGTATCCAGGCAGGCTTGCAAGGCGCTGTTTCAATTACAGCCAGTTCAAGTTCTTCGTATGAACATGATCCTTCATGCCTAATAGATAGTGATACACAAAAATATTGGGAATCTGAAATTACACAAAGTGCATCCAGGCAATGGATTGAAGTTGATTTAGGACGCATGTTCCCGCTTATACACATAGGGATCATTGCAACCGGGAATCCTACACTCTTTCCTGAGCAATTTTCTATAGAGATAAGCGATGATAAAAAAATATGGTCTACACTTGCAGATGTTAAACGTTTTAAAGCAGAACCAAAGGGGTCGTATATATTTGGAGGATATCAGTTTAATGCCAGGTATATACGAATAAATGTAATGACAGTACAAACCGATAAACAGAAATATTGTGCACAAATTGCTGGCATTACTGCTAATGCTCCATTACCTGCAGTACAGCACTTTCATATAAATGCGGGAGTACAGTATGCCACTGTTTTTCAGCCGGGCATTGTTAAGCTAGCTGCTGATGGTGATACCACTCCGGGTACGGTGGTGCAGGCACATGATACAAGGCTTCGTGATGCAAGCACAATATTCAAGGGTATAGTACAACTGGCTGAAGATGGCTCAAGTGAGAAAGGCTTAGCAGTGCAGGCATCAGATTCGCGGTTGGCGCTTGCAACTGAATTAAAAGCAGGAATTGTACGGCTGGCGTATGATAGGGAGGTTTCCGAAGGGGCTGTGGTGCAATCTACTGACTCTAGGATAAAGGAAGCAACTGAAACAACATTTGGTATAGTAAAATTGTGTCCTGATGGACAGTATAGCAGCAATTCGGTTGTTCGCGGTGATGATAGCAGATTGCATAAAGCAACAACAAGGAAATATGGCATAGTGCGCCTGGCTGAAAATGGCGAAGACAATGAATTCTGTGTTGTACAGGGCAATGATAGGCGCCTTAAGGATGCTACAATCGTTTCTAAGGGGATAGTAGAGCTTGCAGAGGATGGTGAAGATGCACCGAATGTAGTAGTGCAGGGCAATGACAGAAGGCTCAAAGAGGCAACTACGCACAGCAAAGGGATAGTAGAGCTTGCAGAGGATGGTGAGGATGCACCAGGAGTAGTAGTGCAAGGCAATGATAGGCGTCTTAAAGAGGCAACTGAAGAAACTCCTGGTATTGTTACACTTGCAAAACATGGCCAAAGCCGTAAATTTCATGTAGTTCAGTCAGATGATCCGCGACTATCTGATAAACGCGAACCATTACCGCATACACACGACTATGCACCGTTAGTACATTCATTTGACAGCCATACAGGAACTATCGCCATAATTCAGGAAAAATCAGGTGAATTAATTGGTATCACACCACCGACAAGTGACAGTGCAATACTATATGGAAAAAATACTGCACACACAGGCACTACAATAGGTGTTGCCGGAATTGCATTCACTGCTCCTGATTCAGATGCAAGGTCGTATGGTGTTGTTGGGCATGCACCATTGTGTGGTGTGCGCGGGCAGTCACAGGGTAATTCAGATACGATGCAGGGCAGCGGTGTAATGGGTGTATCGCGTTTTGGTGCTGGTGGTGTGTTTGTAAGCGAGCATAACTGGTCGCTGGTGGCTGATGGCTTTGGAGCTATCGCCCACTATGATGATACGCTGCAGTTGGTAGGTGATGGTAGAGCGCTGTACGTTAATGGCCAGGCATATTTTAAAGGAACAATAACAATAGATACAGATGCAAAAGAATATTATGCCAATATAGTTGAGATGTTTGAAACGGATGAAAAAGAATTTATCTCTCCTGGCGATGTACTTGTGGTCAGCACCCAAGGCAATTCAATACTTTCACGGTCGCGCACTGCGTATAACAAAGGGGTAATTGGCGTTGTTGCTGGCAACCCTGTTGTAGTGATTAACAATGCATCAGCTGAAAAAAAATTATATCCGGTAGTATTAACAGGCTCAGTGCTATGCAAGGTAGATGCACGCCA